Proteins co-encoded in one Coprothermobacter sp. genomic window:
- a CDS encoding nitroreductase, whose product MILEAIERRYSVRHYKDQPVEDDKLAEVLEAARLAPSGCNLQPWKVVVVRDRAVIGSMVHAIGGQQFVEQAPVLVVACMNGTGYNIGNRYEGAIIDITIALDHMTLQAASMGLGTCWLGNFDGEEVRALLGIPSENPVVAILALGYPDESHAHQPRPRKMLDDLVCWEKFTA is encoded by the coding sequence ATGATACTCGAGGCCATAGAAAGGCGCTATAGCGTACGTCACTACAAGGACCAGCCGGTCGAGGATGACAAGCTGGCTGAGGTTCTGGAAGCAGCCCGGCTGGCCCCATCAGGCTGCAACCTGCAGCCTTGGAAGGTCGTCGTCGTGCGTGACCGTGCGGTCATAGGGTCAATGGTGCATGCCATCGGTGGACAGCAGTTTGTGGAGCAGGCGCCGGTCCTCGTCGTCGCCTGCATGAACGGCACGGGCTACAACATTGGGAACCGGTACGAAGGGGCCATCATCGACATCACCATCGCCCTGGACCACATGACCCTGCAGGCTGCGTCGATGGGCTTGGGGACGTGCTGGCTGGGCAACTTCGATGGCGAAGAGGTCCGTGCGCTGCTTGGCATACCGTCCGAGAACCCCGTCGTGGCCATCCTCGCGCTGGGGTACCCCGACGAGAGTCATGCACACCAGCCACGTCCCCGCAAGATGCTGGACGACCTCGTGTGCTGGGAGAAGTTCACAGCTTGA